The following are encoded in a window of Gavia stellata isolate bGavSte3 chromosome 17, bGavSte3.hap2, whole genome shotgun sequence genomic DNA:
- the LRRC55 gene encoding leucine-rich repeat-containing protein 55, translated as MLLGPWLVAAAAAAVAAGAGAGCPVLCTCRGQAVDCSGQRLFSVPPELPLDTGNLSLAHNRIASIPPGYLACYGQLRALDLRNNSLAALPAGLFLGARRLAHLDLSYNNFSLVPADMFLEASGLLRLDLSHNPGLRRVHPQAFRGLAQLRELDLSYGGLSAISLDALEGLPGLVGLRLGGNPWVCGCAMEPFLKWLRGRIQRCASDSQLAECRAPPEVAGAPLLSLTEESFQACHLTLTLDDYLFIAFVGFVVSIASVATNFLLGITANCCHRWSKASEDEDV; from the exons ATGCTGCTGGGCCCCTGGctggtggcggcggcggcggcggcggtagCGGCGGGCGCCGGGGCGGGCTGCCCGGTGCTGTGCACCTGCCGCGGGCAGGCGGTGGACTGCAGCGGGCAGCGGCTCTTCTCGGTGCCCCCCGAGCTGCCGCTGGACACCGGCAACCTCAGCCTGGCCCACAACCGCATCGCCAGCATCCCGCCGGGCTACCTGGCCTGCTACGGCCAGCTGCGGGCCCTCGACCTGCGCAACAACTCGCTGGCGGCTCTGCCGGCCGGGCTCTTCCTGGGGGCTCGCCGCCTGGCCCACCTCGACCTCAGCTACAACAACTTCAGCCTGGTGCCGGCCGACATGTTCCTGGAGGCCAGCGGGCTGCTGCGCCTCGACCTCAGCCACAACCCCGGCCTGCGGCGGGTGCACCCCCAAGCCTTCCGGGGCCTGGCCCAGCTGCGGGAGCTGGACCTCAGCTACGGGGGGCTGTCGGCCATCAGCCTCGACGCCCTggaggggctgccggggctggtGGGCCTCCGCCTGGGGGGCAACCCCTGGGTGTGCGGCTGCGCCATGGAGCCCTTCCTCAAGTGGCTGCGGGGACGCATCCAGCGCTGCGCGTCGG ATTCGCAGCTGGCCGAGTGCCGGGCCCCCCCTGAGGTGGCGGGAGCGCCCCTGCTCTCCCTGACGGAGGAGAGCTTCCAGGCCTGCCACCTCACCCTGACGCTGGACGACTATCTCTTCATCGCCTTCGTCGGCTTCGTCGTCTCCATCGCCTCGGTGGCCACCAACTTCCTGCTGGGCATCACCGCCAACTGCTGCCACCGCTGGAGCAAGGCCAGCGAGGACGAGGACGTTTAG